From the genome of Devriesea agamarum, one region includes:
- a CDS encoding helix-turn-helix domain-containing protein — protein sequence MGDLIGEVGRRLRSVRHARGITLDELARTTGISVSTLSRLESGGRKPTLELLLPLSRVYGVPLDDLVGAPAVGDPRVHPRPVRRNGITVIPLTHVPGPQQAVKMVFPTTRNTPHLCRHEGYEWLYVLSGDLRLIVGDYDQVLSPGQAAEFDTRTPHWFGSTGSAPVEVLSLLGLQGQRMHLIGPDGEGMGSR from the coding sequence TTGGGTGATCTGATCGGAGAAGTTGGGCGGCGTCTGCGCAGCGTTCGGCACGCGCGCGGCATCACCTTGGACGAGCTCGCCCGGACCACGGGGATCTCAGTCTCGACGCTGTCGCGGCTGGAATCTGGTGGGCGCAAGCCAACCCTGGAGCTACTCCTGCCGTTATCTCGGGTCTATGGAGTGCCGCTAGATGATCTTGTGGGTGCACCCGCAGTTGGAGATCCTCGGGTGCACCCACGCCCGGTGCGGCGCAACGGAATAACGGTCATCCCTCTAACCCATGTGCCCGGGCCTCAGCAGGCCGTGAAGATGGTTTTTCCGACGACGAGGAACACGCCACACCTGTGCCGTCATGAAGGCTATGAGTGGCTGTATGTGCTGTCTGGGGACCTCAGACTGATTGTCGGCGACTATGACCAGGTTCTGAGTCCTGGGCAAGCGGCGGAATTCGACACCCGCACCCCGCACTGGTTTGGAAGCACTGGCTCCGCTCCCGTGGAAGTCTTAAGTCTGCTCGGTTTGCAAGGCCAGCGAATGCACCTCATAGGGCCCGACGGTGAGGGGATGGGGTCGAGATGA
- a CDS encoding MFS transporter: MSTTSTRPRRHVIESWNPEDPKKWSAKTAWITLAVSTYSMTIAFCVWFLVSAIAPKLNDIGFHFDKGQLYWLAAMPGLSAGLIRLCYMFLPPIIGTRKLIGFSSLLYIIPMVGWFFAVQNSHTSYVTLLILAFICGIGGGSFSGYMPSTGYFFPKRLQGTALGIQAGIGNLGMSIIQLASPLLMGVGLFGITFIPAQKLNDGGQLWVHNAAIFFVPWTIIAAIFAFTLLKDVPVKANLRQQMHIFSNVNTWLMTILYVMTFGLFAGFSAQFALLINNSFGKASDFAGHFDHLPAGATYAFLGPLIGSLVRVIWGPLCDKFGGAIWTFVSAVGMAITLFICAAFLAPTSPSQFPFFLWGMLAMFFFSGIGNAGTFKQMPMIMPKIQASGAIGFTAAIASFGPFFVGIALSGLGPVTWFVICGIYCVICAIICWIQYARPKAPFPG, from the coding sequence GTGTCCACCACGTCCACCCGCCCGCGACGCCACGTCATAGAGTCCTGGAACCCTGAGGACCCCAAGAAGTGGAGCGCCAAGACCGCCTGGATAACCCTGGCCGTCTCCACCTACTCCATGACCATCGCGTTTTGCGTGTGGTTCCTGGTCAGCGCTATTGCACCGAAGCTGAACGACATCGGCTTCCACTTCGATAAGGGCCAGCTGTACTGGCTCGCAGCCATGCCAGGCCTATCAGCAGGTCTGATCCGGCTGTGTTACATGTTTTTGCCCCCGATCATCGGCACCCGCAAACTGATCGGGTTCTCGTCCCTGCTCTACATCATCCCGATGGTGGGCTGGTTCTTCGCGGTGCAGAACTCGCACACCTCGTACGTCACTCTGCTGATCTTGGCCTTTATCTGCGGTATCGGCGGCGGTTCCTTTTCCGGCTACATGCCCTCGACCGGCTACTTCTTCCCCAAGCGCCTGCAGGGAACCGCGCTGGGTATCCAAGCCGGCATCGGTAACCTCGGCATGTCGATCATCCAGTTGGCCAGCCCCCTGCTGATGGGTGTCGGCCTGTTCGGTATCACCTTCATTCCAGCGCAAAAACTCAACGATGGCGGCCAGCTGTGGGTTCACAACGCGGCCATCTTCTTCGTTCCGTGGACCATCATCGCTGCGATCTTCGCCTTCACCCTGCTAAAAGACGTTCCGGTGAAAGCGAACCTGCGTCAACAGATGCACATTTTCAGCAATGTGAACACTTGGCTGATGACCATCCTGTACGTGATGACCTTCGGCCTGTTTGCCGGGTTCTCAGCCCAGTTCGCCCTGCTGATCAACAACAGCTTCGGCAAAGCCAGCGACTTCGCCGGACACTTCGATCATCTGCCCGCAGGCGCCACCTACGCCTTCCTCGGCCCGCTCATTGGTTCGCTGGTACGCGTCATCTGGGGACCGCTGTGCGATAAGTTCGGCGGCGCGATCTGGACCTTCGTCTCCGCAGTCGGTATGGCCATCACACTGTTCATCTGCGCCGCGTTCCTCGCGCCCACCAGCCCCTCCCAGTTCCCGTTCTTCCTGTGGGGCATGCTCGCCATGTTCTTCTTCTCGGGAATTGGCAACGCTGGCACCTTCAAACAGATGCCGATGATCATGCCTAAAATCCAGGCCAGCGGAGCCATCGGATTCACCGCCGCCATCGCGTCCTTTGGCCCGTTCTTCGTCGGTATCGCGCTCAGCGGCCTCGGCCCAGTCACCTGGTTCGTGATCTGCGGTATCTACTGCGTGATCTGCGCGATCATCTGCTGGATCCAGTACGCCAGGCCCAAAGCACCCTTCCCGGGCTGA
- the narH gene encoding nitrate reductase subunit beta, whose amino-acid sequence MRVMAQIAMVMNLDKCIGCHTCSVTCKQAWTNREGTEYVWFNNVETRPGVGYPRTWEDQDRWKGGWERDQRGRLKPRQGGRLRTLEKIFANPDMPELKDYYEPWTYEYDKLLQAPAGQQNLPVARAVSKITGEHQDTLSWGPNWDDNLGGSMETLDSDPVLKQMNLSVTKSIESSFMFYLPRICEHCLNPTCVSSCPSGAMYKRSEDGIVLVDQDRCRGWRMCVSGCPYKKVYFNHHTGKAEKCTMCYPRLEVGQPTVCSETCVGRLRYLGVLLYDADRVGEAAATENPQDLYRAQRDILLDPHDPEIAGQALANGVPASWIEAARRSPVWDLISRYEVALPLHPEYRTLPMVWYIPPLSPVVDEVTASGNDGENHRILFTAISRMRIPLEYLAGLFTAGDTKPVEYSLRRLAAMRSYMRDDFNGKTPDEEIARAVGTTGEDLKAMYRLLSIAKYDDRFVVPTTHPELPRGISELEGCPLNNPGGPGMDSIGSFHGIAEGRKRLPLTVV is encoded by the coding sequence ATGCGTGTCATGGCACAGATCGCCATGGTGATGAATCTCGATAAGTGTATCGGGTGTCATACCTGTTCGGTGACCTGCAAGCAGGCGTGGACCAACCGCGAGGGCACCGAGTACGTCTGGTTCAACAATGTGGAGACGCGCCCGGGCGTGGGCTATCCCCGCACCTGGGAGGACCAGGATCGGTGGAAGGGCGGCTGGGAACGCGATCAGCGGGGTCGTTTAAAGCCTCGCCAGGGCGGGCGGCTGCGGACGCTGGAGAAGATCTTCGCGAACCCGGATATGCCTGAGCTAAAGGACTACTACGAGCCGTGGACGTACGAATACGACAAACTGTTGCAGGCCCCGGCCGGGCAACAGAATCTTCCGGTGGCCCGGGCGGTCTCGAAGATCACGGGCGAGCATCAGGACACGCTGTCCTGGGGCCCTAACTGGGACGATAACCTCGGCGGTTCCATGGAGACGCTGGATAGCGACCCGGTGCTCAAGCAGATGAATCTCTCGGTCACCAAGTCCATCGAGAGCTCGTTCATGTTCTACCTGCCGCGCATTTGTGAACACTGCTTGAATCCGACCTGCGTGTCCTCCTGCCCGTCGGGCGCGATGTATAAGCGCTCCGAGGACGGCATTGTACTGGTGGACCAGGATCGTTGCCGCGGCTGGCGCATGTGCGTGTCCGGTTGCCCGTACAAGAAGGTGTACTTCAACCATCACACGGGTAAGGCCGAGAAATGCACAATGTGCTACCCGCGTCTTGAAGTTGGGCAGCCGACAGTGTGCTCGGAGACCTGCGTGGGCCGTCTGCGCTATCTCGGTGTGCTGTTGTACGACGCCGACCGGGTCGGGGAGGCTGCCGCCACCGAAAATCCACAGGACCTGTATCGGGCTCAACGTGACATTCTGCTGGACCCGCACGATCCCGAAATCGCTGGCCAGGCCCTTGCCAATGGGGTTCCGGCGTCCTGGATTGAAGCGGCCCGCCGCTCCCCGGTATGGGATCTGATCTCCCGGTACGAAGTGGCTCTGCCGCTGCACCCGGAATACCGCACGCTGCCGATGGTCTGGTACATCCCGCCGCTGTCTCCCGTCGTGGACGAGGTGACGGCCTCGGGCAACGACGGTGAGAACCACCGGATTTTGTTTACGGCGATCTCCCGGATGCGGATCCCGCTGGAATACCTGGCGGGGCTGTTCACCGCGGGTGACACCAAGCCGGTGGAGTACTCACTGCGCCGTCTGGCTGCCATGCGCAGCTACATGCGCGATGACTTCAACGGCAAAACTCCCGACGAGGAAATTGCCCGGGCTGTCGGCACCACCGGCGAGGACCTGAAAGCGATGTACCGGCTGCTGTCCATTGCGAAGTACGACGATCGTTTCGTCGTACCCACGACCCATCCGGAGCTACCCCGGGGCATTTCCGAGCTGGAAGGGTGTCCGCTGAACAACCCGGGCGGGCCGGGCATGGATTCGATCGGGTCCTTCCACGGCATTGCCGAGGGCCGCAAGCGTCTCCCCCTGACGGTGGTCTGA
- a CDS encoding DUF2938 domain-containing protein has product MRLSQGQICQAIIVGVGATAVMDATAEVLRRTRGTRSLDYALVGRWLGHMKRGQFRHDSISAAQPVPHERALGWSAHYGIGASFAVTMAAIKPQLLDRPKLLPAVTMGLATLAAPWFLMQPAFGFGVAASKTPNPAQARLGSIRAHGAYGVGLWLSGIACTRAHRLISTPSPHRRAL; this is encoded by the coding sequence ATGCGACTTTCACAGGGTCAGATCTGCCAGGCGATCATCGTGGGGGTCGGAGCGACCGCCGTTATGGACGCAACGGCTGAGGTACTTCGACGCACCCGCGGGACTCGTTCCCTGGACTATGCACTGGTAGGGCGATGGCTCGGCCACATGAAGCGCGGCCAATTCCGCCACGACTCCATCAGCGCAGCGCAACCCGTCCCCCACGAACGCGCCCTCGGATGGAGTGCCCACTACGGGATTGGCGCGAGTTTCGCGGTGACCATGGCCGCAATCAAACCTCAGCTGCTCGACCGGCCCAAGCTGCTTCCAGCAGTCACGATGGGTCTCGCCACACTAGCGGCACCGTGGTTCCTCATGCAGCCAGCCTTCGGATTCGGTGTGGCCGCCTCGAAGACACCAAACCCCGCCCAAGCTCGTCTCGGGAGCATCCGCGCACACGGAGCCTACGGAGTAGGACTGTGGCTGTCCGGAATCGCGTGCACGCGGGCTCACCGCCTCATCTCGACCCCATCCCCTCACCGTCGGGCCCTATGA
- a CDS encoding nitrate reductase subunit alpha, whose translation MSDPTHTTSQTSGSALLRFGSWLRRGKASPDARQIFLDGGRDADTFYRDRWSYDKVVRSTHGVNCTGSCSWRVYVKDGLITWESQEIDYPSTGPDLPEYEPRGCPRGAAFSWYEYSPTRIRFPYVRSVLLEMYRSARSQGMDPVEAWASIVEDPTKARRYKKARGKGGMVRCTWDEAMEIVAAANVHTIKTYGPDRVAGFSVLPATSLVSFGSGSRYLQLIGGVNLSFYDWYADLPPASPQVFGDQTDVPEAGDWFNSQYLIMWGSNIPVTRTPDAHFMTEARYHGQKVVTVSPDFADNTKFGDEWLRVNPGTDGALALAMGHVILSEFHVDRQTPRFLDYMKRYTDSCFLISLEESDEGLIPGHFLTAKDLGGQLAETENADYRLLVMDQSGEVKDPGGTLADRYGEAGKGRWNLTLDGVDPLISLFSETAETAEVCLPRFDLPGEKTPEGPVGAGVLRRGVPVRRVAGKLVTTVYDLLLAQYGVARSNLPGSWPTGYEDSTQVGTPAWAEELTGVPANAIARIGREFAMNAEETGGRSMVVMGAGINHYYHADTIYRTILALTSMCGTQGVNGGGWAHYVGQEKVRPTTGWAQFSFALDWQRPARQMIATGFWYLITDQWRYDATMADRLASPLSGDTFKNMTAADTLVEAAQRGWMPAYPTFNRSSLQLADEAEAAGMEVPAYIAQELTAGRLGFACEDPDGPTNHARVLFNWRTNLMGSSAKGTEFFLRHMLGVDSDASAPELEEPMRPRSIRWHDKAPEGKLDLMVTADFRNTSTTIVSDVVLPAATWYEKYDLSSTDMHPFVHSFNAAIDPPWEARTDFALFQDLAGRVSQLAARHLGTRKDVVAAPLMHDTPDELHGAGGAVPPREVCGWVPGVTMPKLSVIERDYTAIREKYDAIGPLLEKVGMATKGVHFDPTPEVQAHGKKHGLLPTPIGPRPAIDTDIKAAEMILSMSGTTNGRLAYTGFKNLDARTGTQTADLAEGSLDKRISFADVQSQPQSVVTSPEWSGSEHGGRRYTSFAINVERNKPWHTLSGRMHYFIDHDWFRAMGESMPVFRPPLDLHHLYGEAAPGMRSRSGDGAAEVAVRYLTPHNKWAIHSQYFDNELMLTLGRGGQVVWMSPADAEKIGVKDNEWIEARNRNGVVTARAVVSHRIPEGTVFLHHASERTMNTPLNASTGRRGGTHNSLTRIILKPSHMAGGYGHLTYAYNYIGPTGNQRDEVTVIRRTTQEVQF comes from the coding sequence ATGAGCGACCCCACTCACACCACCTCGCAGACCTCCGGCTCAGCTCTGCTGCGCTTCGGTTCCTGGCTGCGCCGCGGCAAAGCCTCACCCGATGCTCGCCAGATCTTCCTCGACGGCGGACGCGATGCCGACACCTTCTACCGCGACCGGTGGAGTTACGACAAGGTCGTACGATCCACTCACGGGGTGAACTGCACCGGTTCCTGTTCGTGGCGGGTGTATGTCAAGGACGGTTTGATTACTTGGGAATCCCAGGAGATCGACTATCCGTCGACCGGCCCCGACCTGCCCGAGTATGAACCTCGCGGATGCCCGCGCGGCGCGGCGTTCTCGTGGTACGAGTATTCCCCGACCCGGATCCGTTTCCCGTACGTACGCAGCGTGCTGCTGGAAATGTATCGCTCAGCCCGCAGCCAGGGCATGGATCCGGTGGAAGCCTGGGCATCTATCGTCGAGGACCCGACTAAAGCCCGCCGTTACAAAAAAGCCCGTGGAAAAGGCGGGATGGTGCGTTGTACCTGGGATGAGGCGATGGAAATCGTCGCCGCCGCCAATGTGCACACCATCAAGACCTACGGTCCGGACCGCGTCGCCGGGTTCTCGGTGCTGCCCGCCACTTCGCTGGTGTCCTTCGGTTCGGGGTCGCGCTATCTACAGCTGATCGGTGGTGTGAACCTGTCGTTCTACGACTGGTATGCGGACCTCCCACCCGCTTCCCCCCAGGTGTTCGGCGATCAGACCGATGTCCCCGAAGCCGGTGACTGGTTCAACTCCCAGTACCTCATCATGTGGGGATCCAATATTCCGGTCACCCGCACCCCTGATGCACACTTTATGACCGAGGCGCGCTACCACGGTCAGAAAGTGGTTACGGTCTCCCCTGACTTCGCCGACAACACCAAGTTCGGTGACGAGTGGCTGCGGGTTAACCCGGGCACGGATGGGGCTCTGGCGCTGGCCATGGGGCACGTGATTCTCTCCGAGTTCCATGTGGACCGCCAAACCCCACGGTTCCTCGACTATATGAAGCGCTACACGGACTCGTGCTTCCTCATCTCCTTGGAGGAGAGCGACGAGGGCCTGATCCCCGGCCACTTCCTGACCGCTAAAGACCTGGGCGGACAGCTCGCAGAGACCGAGAATGCCGACTACCGTCTGCTGGTAATGGACCAGTCCGGGGAGGTCAAAGATCCAGGCGGCACCCTCGCGGACCGTTATGGGGAAGCCGGGAAGGGCCGCTGGAACCTCACCCTGGATGGGGTCGATCCGCTGATTAGCCTGTTCTCTGAGACCGCAGAGACTGCTGAGGTGTGCCTGCCCCGCTTCGATTTGCCCGGGGAGAAAACTCCCGAGGGTCCGGTCGGTGCCGGGGTGCTGCGCCGAGGTGTGCCGGTGCGCAGGGTGGCAGGCAAGTTGGTGACCACCGTGTATGACTTGCTGCTTGCCCAGTACGGGGTGGCGCGAAGCAACCTGCCTGGGTCGTGGCCGACGGGCTACGAGGACTCCACCCAGGTCGGAACCCCTGCGTGGGCGGAGGAACTGACCGGTGTGCCCGCCAACGCGATTGCGAGGATTGGCCGGGAATTCGCGATGAATGCGGAAGAAACCGGTGGTCGCTCCATGGTGGTGATGGGTGCGGGGATCAACCACTACTACCATGCCGATACGATTTACCGCACGATTCTTGCTCTGACCAGTATGTGCGGGACCCAGGGCGTGAATGGCGGTGGCTGGGCTCATTATGTTGGACAGGAGAAAGTTCGCCCGACCACCGGATGGGCGCAGTTCTCGTTTGCTTTGGACTGGCAGCGCCCGGCCCGACAGATGATCGCGACTGGTTTTTGGTATCTCATCACCGATCAGTGGCGCTACGACGCCACCATGGCCGACCGGCTCGCCTCCCCGCTGTCCGGGGACACCTTTAAGAACATGACCGCTGCGGATACCTTGGTGGAGGCAGCTCAACGAGGATGGATGCCCGCATATCCGACCTTTAATCGGTCCAGTTTGCAGCTGGCTGACGAGGCGGAAGCCGCGGGAATGGAGGTTCCCGCCTACATCGCGCAGGAACTCACCGCCGGTCGACTCGGATTCGCCTGCGAGGATCCCGATGGCCCGACCAACCATGCCCGGGTGCTGTTTAACTGGCGCACCAACTTGATGGGCTCCTCAGCCAAAGGCACCGAGTTTTTCCTGCGTCACATGCTCGGGGTGGATTCCGATGCCTCGGCACCGGAACTTGAGGAACCGATGCGCCCGCGTTCGATCCGGTGGCACGACAAAGCCCCCGAGGGCAAGCTCGACCTCATGGTGACTGCCGACTTCCGCAACACCTCGACCACCATCGTTTCGGATGTTGTGTTGCCTGCGGCCACCTGGTACGAAAAGTACGACCTGTCCAGCACTGATATGCATCCATTTGTGCATTCCTTCAACGCGGCGATTGATCCGCCGTGGGAAGCTCGCACCGACTTCGCGCTCTTCCAGGATCTCGCCGGTCGGGTTTCGCAGCTGGCAGCAAGGCATTTGGGTACTCGCAAAGATGTAGTCGCAGCCCCGCTGATGCACGACACTCCCGACGAGTTGCACGGTGCCGGTGGCGCGGTGCCTCCGCGCGAGGTCTGCGGCTGGGTTCCGGGCGTCACCATGCCGAAACTCTCCGTCATTGAACGCGATTACACGGCAATCAGGGAGAAGTACGACGCGATTGGGCCGCTGCTAGAAAAGGTCGGCATGGCCACCAAGGGTGTGCATTTCGATCCCACTCCCGAGGTCCAAGCGCATGGTAAAAAGCACGGTCTGCTCCCCACTCCGATCGGCCCCCGCCCAGCAATCGACACCGACATCAAAGCGGCAGAGATGATCCTGTCGATGTCAGGAACGACCAACGGGCGCCTGGCGTACACCGGGTTTAAGAACCTCGATGCGCGCACCGGCACCCAGACCGCCGATCTGGCCGAGGGATCACTCGATAAGCGCATTAGCTTTGCCGATGTGCAGTCACAGCCTCAATCCGTGGTGACCTCACCGGAATGGTCGGGCTCGGAGCACGGAGGTCGCCGGTACACCTCATTCGCAATTAACGTCGAACGCAATAAGCCGTGGCACACCCTGTCGGGCCGTATGCACTATTTCATCGACCACGACTGGTTCCGCGCCATGGGCGAATCGATGCCGGTGTTCCGTCCCCCGTTGGATCTGCATCATCTCTACGGTGAAGCCGCTCCCGGAATGCGCAGCCGAAGCGGGGATGGTGCCGCTGAGGTCGCGGTGCGGTATTTAACGCCGCACAACAAGTGGGCTATTCACTCCCAGTATTTCGACAACGAGCTGATGCTCACCCTAGGCCGCGGCGGTCAGGTGGTGTGGATGTCACCCGCCGACGCCGAGAAGATCGGTGTCAAAGACAACGAGTGGATTGAGGCCCGCAACCGCAACGGCGTGGTCACTGCTCGCGCGGTGGTCTCGCACCGTATCCCCGAGGGCACCGTGTTCTTGCACCACGCGTCTGAGCGGACCATGAACACGCCGCTGAATGCGTCGACCGGGCGCCGTGGCGGCACGCATAACTCGCTCACCCGGATCATTTTGAAGCCGTCGCATATGGCTGGTGGCTACGGTCACCTGACCTACGCCTACAACTACATCGGCCCCACGGGCAACCAACGCGACGAGGTCACCGTGATCCGTCGCACCACCCAGGAGGTGCAGTTCTGA